One window of the Brevibacterium limosum genome contains the following:
- a CDS encoding IS1380 family transposase produces MKPTRTYPRLHIDTAPSNALGQAGGMLLTETVHTSGLGHHLKQALAAWKRPFAIHDPAKILIDIAITLALGGDTLSDSSVLRDEPDLYGPVASNPTITRLIRTLADDADQALAAINTARTAARARVWELAGAQAPNHDSDARAPLVVDIDATLVTAHSEKEEAKPTYKKGFGFHPLLAFIDHGRSGCGEPVAGLLRPGNAGSNTASDHIRLVKEVLAGLPGGRPRPGKSVLIRTDTAGGTHGFLTFLTRRRLSYSVGWMLPATMPDLYRQLMKLDAWEPAYDTDGRPREGADVAELTGVLDLNDWPDGMRVIVRRERPHPGAQLRFDDVDGYRLTAFATNTRGMQLADLEVRHRSRARCEDRIRIAKDTGLANFPLKGFDQNRVWLAIVALAGDLQAWSGLLTFVDDEIRRWEPKKLRMHIYTVPATIARTARRVVVHVKNTARFAQDIVAGLNRLRSLPGPEPG; encoded by the coding sequence GTGAAGCCTACCCGCACCTATCCTCGCTTGCACATCGATACCGCGCCCAGCAACGCCCTCGGGCAAGCCGGCGGCATGCTGCTCACCGAAACCGTGCACACCAGCGGGCTCGGCCATCACCTGAAGCAGGCTCTGGCGGCATGGAAGAGACCCTTCGCCATCCACGACCCCGCCAAGATCCTCATCGACATTGCCATCACTTTGGCTCTCGGCGGTGACACACTCTCCGATAGTTCCGTCCTCCGCGACGAGCCCGATCTCTATGGGCCGGTGGCATCGAACCCGACGATCACTCGCCTCATCCGCACTCTCGCCGATGATGCCGACCAAGCCTTGGCCGCGATCAACACCGCTCGGACAGCTGCTCGTGCCCGCGTGTGGGAACTGGCCGGGGCTCAGGCACCGAACCATGACAGTGATGCTCGGGCTCCGCTGGTCGTTGATATCGATGCCACCTTGGTCACCGCCCACAGTGAGAAGGAAGAGGCGAAGCCCACGTACAAGAAAGGGTTTGGATTCCATCCACTGCTGGCGTTCATCGACCACGGACGATCGGGTTGCGGCGAACCCGTTGCCGGGCTGCTGCGACCGGGCAATGCCGGATCGAATACTGCTAGCGATCACATTCGGCTGGTCAAGGAAGTTCTCGCTGGTCTTCCCGGCGGCAGGCCGCGTCCGGGTAAATCGGTGCTCATCCGGACCGATACCGCCGGTGGCACCCATGGCTTCCTGACTTTCCTCACCAGGAGGCGCCTGTCGTACTCGGTCGGGTGGATGCTGCCGGCAACGATGCCTGATCTCTATCGCCAACTCATGAAGCTGGACGCGTGGGAGCCGGCCTACGACACCGACGGTCGTCCCCGCGAAGGTGCCGACGTTGCTGAGCTCACCGGAGTCCTCGACCTCAACGATTGGCCGGACGGGATGCGAGTCATCGTCCGTCGGGAACGACCCCACCCTGGTGCGCAATTGCGTTTCGATGACGTTGATGGGTACCGGCTGACCGCGTTCGCGACCAACACTCGCGGTATGCAGTTGGCCGATTTGGAAGTCCGGCACCGCTCCCGGGCACGGTGCGAGGACCGGATCCGCATCGCCAAAGACACCGGGCTGGCCAATTTCCCCCTCAAAGGCTTCGACCAGAATCGGGTCTGGTTGGCCATCGTCGCTCTCGCCGGGGATCTGCAGGCCTGGAGCGGACTGTTGACGTTCGTCGATGACGAGATTCGTCGGTGGGAGCCGAAGAAGCTGCGTATGCACATCTATACAGTGCCAGCGACGATCGCGAGGACGGCCCGTCGGGTGGTGGTGCATGTGAAAAACACTGCTCGATTCGCGCAAGACATCGTCGCTGGCCTGAACCGACTGCGTTCCTTGCCAGGGCCCGAGCCGGGATAA
- a CDS encoding GT-D fold domain-containing glycosyltransferase, with amino-acid sequence MAQEKSNSPNTDSLAESLDVSKQILEALQDMNALNKKLLWEAQVTRRTLDTIRTTLARPVLSDVHDFINRAQLSFLDTLKAIKDGQLSFSRFGDGEMRLMLREDYKLTFQKNSPQLASDLKKILTEPAENLLVGFPHLYRDNHWSGVWSDIWDQMKPLLRDIRVVGNSHVSRPVFFQHTGQFGVEAWRDLWEQKKISIITGKDSRFELIQELFDNASQSRFMYSAPKNAYEELEAVRESALQDDSDLTLISLGPAGSVLAYWLAKAGKQAIDIGHISDSYQNVFKGGSWPETKSAVIPR; translated from the coding sequence ATGGCACAAGAAAAGTCGAATTCCCCCAACACAGACTCACTTGCAGAGTCCCTCGATGTTAGCAAACAGATTCTCGAAGCGCTCCAAGACATGAACGCTCTCAATAAGAAGTTGCTTTGGGAGGCCCAGGTTACGCGACGAACTCTAGATACTATTCGTACGACCCTTGCTCGCCCGGTCCTCAGCGACGTTCATGATTTTATAAATCGAGCTCAGCTTTCTTTTCTTGATACACTGAAAGCTATCAAAGACGGCCAACTCAGCTTTTCCCGCTTTGGCGACGGAGAGATGCGTCTAATGCTCCGAGAGGACTACAAATTAACATTCCAGAAGAACTCGCCACAGCTCGCATCAGATCTAAAAAAGATACTTACCGAGCCAGCTGAAAATCTGCTCGTAGGCTTCCCCCACCTATACCGCGATAACCACTGGTCGGGAGTGTGGAGTGACATTTGGGATCAAATGAAGCCTCTACTGAGAGACATTAGGGTGGTGGGTAACAGCCACGTATCCCGCCCAGTATTTTTTCAACACACAGGGCAATTCGGAGTAGAAGCTTGGCGCGACCTCTGGGAGCAGAAGAAGATTTCTATAATCACCGGCAAAGACTCTCGATTTGAATTAATTCAAGAATTGTTTGACAATGCCAGCCAGAGCCGATTCATGTATTCCGCTCCGAAAAACGCATATGAGGAACTTGAGGCGGTGCGCGAATCTGCACTGCAAGATGATTCTGACCTAACGTTAATAAGTCTCGGGCCTGCTGGGTCCGTGCTTGCTTATTGGTTAGCAAAAGCTGGAAAGCAGGCGATCGATATTGGTCATATTAGCGATAGCTATCAGAATGTATTTAAAGGAGGGTCTTGGCCAGAGACCAAATCGGCAGTGATCCCCAGGTAG
- a CDS encoding polysaccharide pyruvyl transferase family protein, whose product MVAEGFLELKVVGRDDATRYRINKRLWRITSLIKGQPHRFLGRWKLSTYESSQACVEIGALIQRAATLMAPATDIPIRSVPGYWWDLQENFGDQIGAWIIEMITGRPAHNTMGDPAAGYGLVTVGSILTGMYRPGLSVWGTGIIARPNRATLSRLSKNPPTAIHALRGELTRSVVEDELQWEPPAVLGDPALVLPLLFEPPTMAHEGDPKNTLVPHYAHKRAFASHQLNASWQAINVRNPPEVVVSQIATSRVVVSTSLHGLIVAQAYGVPWVWLNIIDSQLVGSNFKFDDFFSTLQKAQVSRVDVNSDQIRDISLDDVAAKATLPESKYDPRALLNAFPESELVLPLESAGFMKQS is encoded by the coding sequence GTGGTCGCAGAGGGGTTTCTGGAACTCAAGGTGGTCGGACGCGACGACGCAACGCGTTATCGAATCAATAAACGCCTTTGGCGAATCACGTCACTTATCAAGGGCCAACCGCACAGGTTCCTTGGGCGATGGAAACTTTCGACTTATGAATCATCTCAGGCATGCGTCGAGATCGGAGCTCTGATTCAGCGTGCTGCCACCCTGATGGCGCCCGCTACAGACATACCCATTCGGTCGGTGCCAGGCTACTGGTGGGATCTTCAGGAAAATTTTGGAGATCAAATTGGGGCCTGGATCATCGAAATGATCACTGGTCGACCCGCACACAATACTATGGGAGATCCGGCTGCCGGATACGGGCTTGTGACGGTGGGCTCTATCTTGACGGGGATGTACAGGCCTGGTTTGTCCGTGTGGGGTACTGGAATCATCGCCCGTCCAAACAGAGCTACGTTGAGCCGGTTGTCAAAGAATCCCCCGACCGCCATCCACGCTCTCAGAGGTGAACTTACTCGTTCGGTGGTTGAAGATGAACTCCAGTGGGAGCCGCCGGCAGTTCTGGGTGATCCTGCATTGGTGTTGCCCCTGTTGTTTGAGCCGCCAACTATGGCTCACGAAGGCGATCCGAAAAACACTTTAGTGCCTCACTATGCTCATAAACGTGCATTCGCTAGTCACCAATTGAATGCAAGCTGGCAAGCTATCAATGTTCGCAACCCCCCAGAAGTGGTCGTGTCTCAAATTGCAACTTCGAGGGTGGTCGTTTCAACATCCCTCCACGGGCTGATAGTGGCGCAGGCATATGGCGTCCCTTGGGTTTGGTTGAACATTATTGATAGTCAGCTAGTTGGTAGCAATTTTAAGTTTGACGATTTCTTCTCCACGTTGCAAAAGGCCCAAGTTTCTCGGGTTGATGTAAATTCTGATCAGATTAGGGACATCTCGTTAGACGACGTTGCCGCTAAAGCCACGCTCCCCGAATCCAAATACGATCCACGCGCTCTATTGAATGCATTTCCTGAAAGCGAGTTGGTGTTGCCTCTCGAGTCGGCTGGGTTCATGAAACAGTCTTGA
- a CDS encoding transposase, with product MTTSRKKYTQKFKEDAVELFLTSDRPIVQVAESVGVKAGTLGNWIKKYRAEHPEKFATDEPESVSWADHQAVVAENARLKQENEFLGKVSAFFAAKRQ from the coding sequence GTGACCACCAGCAGGAAGAAGTACACCCAGAAATTCAAGGAAGACGCCGTCGAGCTCTTCCTGACCTCGGACCGACCGATCGTCCAGGTCGCGGAGTCAGTCGGTGTCAAGGCCGGAACGTTGGGCAACTGGATCAAGAAATACCGGGCTGAGCATCCCGAAAAGTTCGCCACTGACGAGCCGGAATCGGTGTCGTGGGCCGATCACCAGGCGGTCGTGGCCGAGAACGCACGCTTGAAGCAGGAGAACGAGTTCCTGGGAAAAGTCAGCGCCTTCTTTGCAGCGAAGCGACAGTAG
- a CDS encoding bifunctional glycosyltransferase/CDP-glycerol:glycerophosphate glycerophosphotransferase — MTYKTDIARAMRRVGLSRLVDSSVLRRATGVTIPATRQPSDEDQSATPSNLGINGPKLSVIVPTYNVEEYLANCLDSILGQSYTNLDVIVVNDGSTDQSGAIADSFARKHKRLRVIHKRNAGLGAARNTGLDYSDSEYVTFVDSDDTLPPDAYQTAMTSLLNTNSDVSIGSVERFDSRNKWLPFWVKLAHDEYRPAIHGLDFPPIMWDVFAWNKIYKRDTWDQLVGRFPEGTLYEDQECTAKLFVGGAKIDVLESVVYRWRLRDDNSSITQQKTNINDLSQRLDVMDSVESIISGTSDEYVDYWYSKTLGEDLYYYLREIPRADDDFFDLLSNRTRSLWENASDDAIAGIPPTRKALCYYVANKTKDEVTRLLVQFERTKEDYDIQYNDGELTFTIPDEFGHSFALPDVLTRVIPDHITADAKIDFFDPRSNGDVVFEGFAKLNCVGFATGFSADLYDSHTDQVVATLEIEQKTRQADYRISDTLHSYKDAGFDLTIPHYVIDQIASVSNATQSARLTLRIHVHLGEHTWTVIDVKRDINSFAGYPHATEFTSRNHRLAIQGDPRVRTDLLVISPKLVASHIEIVNGELEVTLDSSAIQAAFGTDKSIDAYLLVQSNDVELGRSYFNFTHELAIARIPLPDLSLNRALCIDRHDLYVGSPNGMRTAIAVSQGQATRNRNADLQIGMSGFGYATLDQPIQSASVHAVEVDDRSATLTVTGSFTLSPRAARSVTPTLALVGSGRNIYPAQLSINSQTREYSAVFSLTGFVAPTGNRLESASHYILQLLLASGKTHPASSWVTTNVDLERSLPMRSKCGDHLLTVDPVGNSRSLRVQISAPLSPTTELGRWNESRNTRTFISPTRTISPNTVLFESFAGHSIGDSPLALNNEIARRFPSATRYWTVRSSKSYVPAGATPVIYGSIDWFDAVASSAVLINNNNFPYYFSKHREQIYLQTWHGTPLKRIGNDVPASNLSLSYRALMKDEAEKHWSFLLAQSPWAADTLSNAFGYSGDIIVEGYPRNDVLVDSSYAAARRNEVRKRLGISNTQTAILYAPTWRDNLKDRSGHYSMVDFLDVNKSSQELGKSSKILYRGHSNSIYSKRDHFSERVIDVSLYSDINDLILASDALITDYSSIMFDYVVTGKPIAFLCPDLDSYQEKVRGFYFDFESMAPGEILRSRKDAIELLRSSSMFTSQSTERYVAFAQKFASLDDGAAAERVVGQIGHFFS; from the coding sequence ATGACTTACAAAACTGATATTGCCAGGGCTATGCGTCGAGTAGGTCTTTCACGACTAGTTGACTCCTCTGTCCTCAGGCGTGCAACTGGAGTTACTATTCCCGCCACTAGGCAACCATCAGATGAGGATCAGTCGGCCACACCTTCCAATCTGGGGATTAACGGCCCCAAACTTTCAGTAATTGTCCCAACTTACAATGTCGAAGAATATCTTGCGAATTGCTTAGACTCGATCCTCGGTCAGTCCTATACTAACCTTGATGTGATCGTCGTCAATGATGGGTCGACTGATCAATCAGGCGCCATCGCCGATAGTTTTGCGCGTAAACATAAGCGATTGCGGGTGATACACAAACGCAATGCAGGTCTTGGAGCTGCCCGAAATACCGGTCTAGATTATAGTGACAGTGAATACGTCACTTTTGTTGACTCGGACGACACACTTCCACCGGACGCTTATCAGACTGCGATGACCTCGTTGCTCAACACCAATTCAGATGTATCAATTGGGTCAGTAGAACGGTTCGACAGTCGAAACAAGTGGCTACCGTTCTGGGTCAAACTGGCTCACGACGAATACCGGCCCGCGATTCACGGACTCGATTTTCCTCCGATAATGTGGGATGTTTTCGCCTGGAATAAAATATACAAGAGAGACACTTGGGATCAGCTGGTTGGACGTTTTCCCGAGGGCACTCTATATGAGGATCAGGAATGCACCGCGAAACTGTTCGTTGGCGGCGCAAAGATTGATGTACTGGAATCAGTCGTTTATCGGTGGCGACTCAGAGACGACAATTCATCCATTACTCAACAGAAGACAAATATTAACGATCTAAGTCAGAGACTGGACGTTATGGATTCAGTTGAATCCATCATCAGCGGCACGAGCGACGAATATGTCGATTACTGGTACTCAAAGACTCTCGGCGAAGACCTCTACTACTACCTTCGAGAAATTCCGCGTGCAGACGACGATTTTTTCGACCTTCTGTCCAACCGCACGCGTTCTCTATGGGAAAACGCGTCTGACGACGCAATTGCAGGCATTCCACCAACGCGCAAAGCACTTTGCTATTATGTTGCCAACAAAACCAAGGACGAGGTAACGCGTTTGCTCGTCCAGTTCGAAAGAACTAAAGAGGATTATGATATCCAATATAACGACGGTGAACTGACCTTTACTATTCCGGATGAATTTGGTCATTCATTTGCTCTCCCCGATGTTCTTACGAGGGTCATACCGGACCACATAACTGCAGACGCGAAGATCGACTTTTTTGATCCACGTTCTAATGGCGATGTCGTTTTCGAAGGCTTCGCGAAGTTGAATTGCGTTGGATTCGCTACCGGTTTCTCAGCTGATTTATACGATTCGCACACGGATCAGGTTGTCGCTACGCTAGAAATCGAGCAGAAGACTCGACAAGCTGATTATCGCATCAGTGACACGTTGCACAGTTACAAAGATGCCGGATTCGATCTGACTATTCCCCATTATGTGATTGACCAGATTGCGAGTGTCTCAAATGCGACGCAGAGCGCTCGGCTGACGCTCCGAATCCATGTACATCTTGGTGAGCACACTTGGACCGTAATAGATGTCAAGCGCGATATAAATTCGTTCGCGGGATATCCGCATGCTACCGAGTTCACTAGTAGGAACCATCGTTTAGCAATACAAGGTGATCCTCGAGTACGGACTGATCTCTTAGTGATCAGCCCCAAACTGGTCGCATCCCATATCGAAATCGTGAATGGCGAACTAGAGGTTACGCTCGACTCCAGTGCAATCCAGGCGGCATTCGGCACCGACAAATCTATCGACGCATACCTGCTCGTTCAGTCCAACGATGTCGAGTTGGGCAGGAGCTATTTCAACTTCACCCATGAGCTTGCCATCGCTCGTATTCCGCTTCCCGATCTATCACTAAATCGTGCGTTGTGCATTGATCGGCACGATCTTTACGTGGGATCACCAAACGGCATGCGAACCGCTATTGCAGTATCGCAGGGGCAGGCAACTAGGAACAGAAATGCTGATCTCCAGATCGGGATGTCCGGATTCGGTTACGCAACTCTCGATCAGCCGATCCAGTCAGCGTCAGTTCACGCAGTGGAAGTCGATGATAGGTCCGCTACCTTGACGGTCACTGGAAGCTTCACGCTTAGCCCCAGGGCAGCAAGAAGCGTCACACCAACATTGGCTCTGGTCGGTAGCGGCCGCAACATCTATCCGGCTCAGCTCAGCATCAACTCACAAACGCGTGAGTACTCTGCCGTGTTCTCGCTAACTGGATTCGTCGCACCCACAGGGAACCGACTCGAGTCCGCATCGCATTACATTCTCCAATTGTTGCTTGCCAGCGGCAAGACCCATCCTGCCTCTTCGTGGGTTACGACGAATGTGGATTTGGAACGTTCACTGCCTATGCGATCCAAGTGCGGAGATCATCTGCTCACTGTCGACCCTGTAGGAAACAGTCGGTCACTACGAGTTCAGATCTCGGCACCATTGAGTCCAACCACTGAACTCGGGCGATGGAATGAGAGTCGCAATACTCGCACGTTCATATCTCCGACAAGAACGATTTCCCCGAATACGGTACTGTTCGAAAGTTTCGCCGGTCACTCAATCGGCGATTCTCCGCTCGCGTTGAACAACGAGATCGCTCGCCGGTTCCCAAGTGCGACTCGCTATTGGACAGTGCGCAGCTCGAAGTCGTATGTCCCGGCGGGTGCGACACCAGTGATCTACGGAAGCATCGACTGGTTTGACGCGGTCGCCAGCTCTGCAGTTCTGATCAATAACAACAACTTTCCGTACTATTTTTCCAAGCACAGAGAACAAATCTACTTGCAAACTTGGCATGGCACACCACTTAAAAGAATCGGCAACGACGTGCCAGCTTCAAACCTGTCTTTAAGCTACCGTGCACTCATGAAGGATGAGGCTGAGAAGCATTGGAGCTTTTTGCTGGCTCAGTCTCCATGGGCAGCTGATACATTAAGCAACGCATTCGGCTATTCAGGCGATATCATTGTCGAAGGCTACCCCAGAAATGATGTATTAGTCGATTCCAGCTATGCGGCAGCGCGCAGGAATGAAGTACGTAAGAGACTAGGAATTTCGAATACCCAGACTGCCATTCTTTACGCACCGACCTGGCGTGATAATTTGAAGGACCGTTCCGGTCACTACAGCATGGTGGATTTCCTCGACGTCAATAAGTCGTCTCAAGAGCTCGGTAAATCAAGCAAGATTCTCTATCGAGGTCACTCGAACTCGATTTACAGCAAGAGGGATCATTTTTCCGAACGCGTTATTGATGTTTCACTCTATTCGGACATCAATGATCTGATCCTTGCTTCTGATGCTTTGATCACCGACTATTCCTCAATAATGTTTGATTATGTTGTCACAGGAAAGCCTATTGCCTTCCTATGCCCTGACCTCGACTCCTATCAGGAGAAAGTGCGCGGATTCTATTTTGATTTCGAAAGCATGGCCCCAGGAGAGATTCTTCGATCCCGAAAGGATGCTATCGAGCTGTTGAGGAGTTCGAGCATGTTCACCTCCCAATCTACTGAACGTTATGTCGCGTTCGCTCAGAAGTTTGCGAGCCTAGACGATGGTGCTGCGGCGGAGCGAGTGGTTGGCCAGATTGGGCACTTCTTTAGTTGA
- a CDS encoding IS3 family transposase — translation MGRSPGGRGRERTLEAGERVPGKSQRLLCSEATVEDVYEFIQAEKATYSIVMMCTALGIARASFYRWLKRKDAGPTQRDTRHHELVVAVKAKAKATKGMAGRQALTVLLNDDGIAVSESTVGAIMRAHGLQAKRLRAFKTTTVQDPQANTAHIVNHMLDADGNRDFSSQVPGTRLCGDITYLRTGEGWLYLATVLDLCTGMIIGWSMADHMRTSLVIEAMEMARDHGFMRSDQAIYHTDRGSQFTSARFQAWCAGNGVTQSMGQVGVCWDNAVAENFFSHLKTEFYHHESFGTRLEARTAVMEYIEVWYNRQRPNARAGFRAPAVAWAKYEGVSQEDLAA, via the coding sequence GTGGGCCGATCACCAGGCGGTCGTGGCCGAGAACGCACGCTTGAAGCAGGAGAACGAGTTCCTGGGAAAAGTCAGCGCCTTCTTTGCAGCGAAGCGACAGTAGAGGATGTCTACGAGTTCATTCAGGCAGAGAAGGCCACCTATTCGATCGTGATGATGTGCACGGCTCTCGGCATCGCCCGCGCATCGTTCTACCGTTGGCTCAAGCGCAAGGACGCAGGCCCCACACAACGCGATACACGGCATCACGAACTGGTCGTGGCGGTCAAGGCCAAGGCGAAGGCGACGAAGGGCATGGCCGGGCGGCAGGCGCTGACGGTGCTGCTGAACGATGATGGCATCGCCGTCTCTGAATCCACAGTCGGAGCGATCATGCGCGCCCACGGTCTCCAGGCGAAACGGTTGCGGGCGTTTAAGACCACGACTGTCCAGGACCCGCAGGCGAATACGGCCCATATCGTCAATCACATGCTCGATGCCGACGGCAATCGGGACTTCTCCTCGCAGGTTCCCGGGACGCGACTGTGCGGCGATATCACCTACCTGCGTACGGGTGAGGGGTGGTTGTATCTGGCCACGGTCCTCGACTTGTGCACCGGCATGATCATCGGCTGGTCAATGGCTGATCACATGCGCACGAGCTTGGTCATCGAGGCGATGGAAATGGCTCGCGACCACGGATTCATGCGCTCTGACCAGGCAATATATCACACAGACCGGGGTAGCCAATTCACATCGGCGAGGTTCCAGGCGTGGTGTGCCGGCAACGGGGTCACCCAGTCGATGGGCCAGGTCGGAGTGTGTTGGGACAACGCGGTGGCGGAGAATTTCTTCTCGCATCTGAAGACCGAGTTCTACCACCACGAATCCTTCGGCACGCGGCTAGAGGCCAGGACTGCGGTGATGGAGTACATCGAGGTTTGGTACAACCGTCAGCGCCCGAATGCCAGGGCGGGTTTCCGTGCCCCGGCAGTGGCGTGGGCGAAGTACGAAGGAGTCAGCCAGGAGGACCTGGCCGCGTAA